The region GCCGACCCCCTGGATGGCGTCCACGACGAAGAAAATCCCCCGCTCGGCGCACAGGGCCCCCACGGCCGCGGTGTCAATCCTCGTCCCGTCGGAGAAGCCGACCCAGGAGAGGGCGACGACCCGGGTCCGCCCGTCCACCGCCTCCCGGACCTGGTCCACGGTGACCCCGCCGGGCCGGCTTTCCAGAAAGCGGACCTCCACCCCGCGCCGGGTGAGGTTCAGCCAGGGGTACACGTTGGCCGGGAACTCCCCCCGGGCGCAGATGACGTTGTCGCCCGACTGGATGGGCAGCGAGCCGGCGGCCATGGCTATTCCCGAGGAGGTGTTGGGGACCAGGCCGATGGAGGTAGACGGAGCACCGATCAGTTCCGCGATGGCGCTCCGGGTGCGGCGTAAGTCCTCGATCATCCCGGGGAGCTGGTCCGGGTGGACGTAGAGCATCTCCTCGGTGATGCGTCCCATGACCGCGTGCGCGGGAGGCGAGAGGGGGCCGCGCCCGGCGTGGTTCAGGTAGGCGTACCGCCGGGTGATGGGGAATTTTAGCCGTTCCTCTCGGAATCTCGTCAGGGTGTCGTTCAAGGTCGCTCCCGGTGTGGTGTGGGGTCCGGCTGGGTCTGACATGTCTCGGCTTTACCTTCCGTTACGCAGCGACGGCTCCCCCGGTTGCGCGCCGCGTGAGCACTTCGGTGGTTGACTCGGATTGAATTGATTAACCTCTTTATTATACCAAAAGGCACCCTGTACATGCCACGTTAAAGTCATCGGTGCCGGGGGATGACCTCTCGCACCTCTATCGGGCGACGGGGAAGGGGGGACCTCCGCGTCCGGGGACGGGGGCTGTGTCCATTTCTCGACGGGGGCCGGGGCGGATTTACAGGGATTGAGCCGAGGAAAAACCCTCCGATTTAAGTCGCCGTAATTCATTGAATGCCCATGATATACGGTAGTCCACCCACCGCCAACCAAAACGAGGTGGAATATGGCGCAGTTGAATATTTGGCAATTAAAAAAAGGGACCGGACGGGCGCCGGTCCTCCAGGTTCAGCCTGTTCTCTTCACTGCAGGTAGCCGATGGCGCGGAGGCGTTCCAACTCGGTCTCGGAGAGCTCCGGCGAGAGCTCCGGCCCCCCGATTTTTTCTCGGCCGTAGGTCGGGACGATGTTGGACAGTGGGCCATTCTCCAGCGACTCCGCCAGGGCCGGCTCCAGGTTACCGGTGAGCGCCCGGCCGGGCATGTCCCCCGCGGGTGAAAGCCCCAGGAGGGCCAGGAAGGTGGGGCAGACGTCGTACACGCTGGCCTCGGGACCCCTCTCGCCCTGCCTGACGCCCATCCCGTAGAGAATCAGCACCCCGGTCGGGTCGTGCCAGTAGGACATGCGCTGGACGGCGCCGCCGCCGACGGGGATGTCCGCCGGAGGGTAGACGCTGGCGAAGCCGTGATCGGAGAGGACTATCAGGATGTCGCCCGGTTCGAGCCGCTCCAGGACCGTGCCGACGAATTTATCCGCCCAGACGTAGAAATCCCGGATGACGGTGCCCCAGCCGTTCGCCTCCGCCTTTTCCATGTACTCGGGGGTCCGTGGTGGTACGAGGGCCGGGTCCCCGCTCAGGCGCTCCCACCACAGGGCGTGGGCGGGCCACAGGAGGTGACAGGACACGTCGCCCGCCTCGATGTAGCAGGCCGCCACCCGCCAGTCCCGCGTGTCCATCAGGTACTCCAGGGCGTTGGCGGCGAGCGCGTCCCGGGTGAGGTAGTGGACCAGGGGGTTGCCCTGCTGGCGCTCCACGGTTTCCAGGCGCCGGACGTCGGGGTAGTCGTCCTCGCCGATGTACGG is a window of bacterium DNA encoding:
- a CDS encoding aminotransferase class V-fold PLP-dependent enzyme, with protein sequence MNDTLTRFREERLKFPITRRYAYLNHAGRGPLSPPAHAVMGRITEEMLYVHPDQLPGMIEDLRRTRSAIAELIGAPSTSIGLVPNTSSGIAMAAGSLPIQSGDNVICARGEFPANVYPWLNLTRRGVEVRFLESRPGGVTVDQVREAVDGRTRVVALSWVGFSDGTRIDTAAVGALCAERGIFFVVDAIQGVGALRVDLEGMDILVSGGGKWTLAPQGSGFVYIRPSLVEKLHPDRVGWLSIAGLAELDDLNALTAYRFELVGDARRVETGSNSLLTQTALGESCRYLKELGPAAVEERIIALADYLIEGLRRKGRPIVTPLVEGRRSGIVCFGVEDAVNLAERLIERDVIVSAREGNVRAGIHFYNDEDDVDRLLAEL